From the Phoenix dactylifera cultivar Barhee BC4 chromosome 10, palm_55x_up_171113_PBpolish2nd_filt_p, whole genome shotgun sequence genome, one window contains:
- the LOC103703090 gene encoding uncharacterized protein LOC103703090 isoform X7 has protein sequence MAGSTRAELASSGLDASSFAATYPSGQRGTYSASNLERSGSFRESLENRIMVSGPGASRNTAPSMEIPPVSQYLTLEPISMSEQKYTRSGELRRVLGLTVEEHSFGSVQSKPLPPIASEELKRFKASVLESSNRARDRAKFLHESILKLDKYRNILSRKRQRSEPSSEKSGSANLLKMGGQAHQNPAEAASSRLEDRTKNVVPNKRVRSSMAEVRLEGRGAVPVRQGTTTDKDKNILRGCNGGPMPSEDKIRGLPPGGDGLEKKLKRKRSVGTMVNRVTEGDRDIKQAIQQRPNNEPRPRSCDNLGFRLNAREDAQPGSQSPLTKGKASRAPRTGSAAIMNAASNFPRTSGGIDGWEQAPSLSKVQPLTGVTNRKRPMPAGSSSPPVTQWGGQRPQKISRTRRANVVSPVSNFDEAQISPEGFVAPDVGARLTTLESGGPVPSRGISHNTLQSNLKPDNLPSPAGLSESEESGAIGNKLKEKGIDNGELEDGPLNTVHKTMAVVLPTKKNKVPSKEEIGDGVRRQGRSGRGSMQAKACLTLMKEKSEHIDTAKPLKSGRPGSDKSESRVGRPPSKKVSDRKAYSRPAQIINSGSSDLTGELDDDREEMLAAANAARNASCVHPPYNACSSSFWKKMEPIFAFVTSEDITYVKNQIYFVEEIDESLSNMLDVAHDRTGELACQTVLSPHSSFSIEQSQTNVVGPNKSVGNLSSVDVPKHANTACGKVETEKWLEKIVPLSQRLLSAFISEEGTEQLDCDMEQGDTVLQFSSDYFPYGTNSNVQNEHEAHYMKSGFEMDLEFKNQKNRSGDSIPCNGFMMSSNFRSSNIHNFISGDEVLAENSIMKHSDNGSLSEFGQTNSNHLLTMGTSFSGTSTYECQFEHMSLDDRVLMELHSIGLYPESVPDLAEGDDCEIGSAISELKMEMYRQVMKKKNQLHSLEKAIQNVKEIEERNLEQLAMNKLVEMAYKKLMGGRGSHGSSHKSGVSKVSKQLALAFAKRTLARCQKFEETGRSCFSEPAFRCIILSAPLHSSDGKYADGIASGTATNIYGESRSCQLGSRVSASGTLASGVTSSMPERHGISYKIDRGPLDSYQGLSHMSDQAFVKNDPASNRGKKREVLLDDVVTSAASRAPPTLTNTLPGGPKWKRTDRERDPNKDELPRNSTAKAGRPSLSSGRGERKTKTKPKQKIAQLSTSGNGLGRVMETASFMLPSGETMNIAGTEVDQEIELQSSGNAAQNLSREVDDNIFPKLPLHGIDSIDELDVAEGLGGQGQDIGSWLNVDEDTLQDDLVGLEIPMDDLSELKLNF, from the exons ATGGCGGGGAGCACAAGAGCAGAGTTGGCTTCAAGTGGTCTGGATGCATCGTCCTTTGCTGCTACATATCCAAGTGGGCAGCGGGGAACGTACTCTGCCTCCAATTTGGAAAGGTCTGGAAGCTTTCGTGAGAGCCTCGAGAACCGCATCATGGTTTCAGGGCCAGGCGCATCCAGAAACACAGCTCCATCAATGGAAATCCCGCCAGTGTCCCAGTATTTAACACTGGAACCCATTTCCATGAGCGAGCAGAAGTATACTCGCTCAGGAGAGTTAAGAAGGGTTCTTGGTCTTACTGTTGAGGAGCATTCATTCGGTTCTGTACAGTCTAAGCCACTCCCTCCTATAGCATCCGAGGAGCTAAAACGTTTCAAAGCAAGCGTGCTAGAGTCATCAAACAGGGCCAG GGATAGAGCAAAGTTCTTGCACGAATCAATACTGAAATTGGATAAGTATCGCAACATTCTCTCAAGGAAACGACAAAGAAGTGAACCGTCAAGTGAGAAGTCAGGTAGTGCAAATTTGTTAAAGATGGGTGGTCAGGCTCATCAAAACCCTGCAGAAGCTGCAAGTTCGAGATTGGAGGACAGGACAAAGAATGTTGTTCCAAATAAGCGTGTTCGCTCATCAATGGCGGAAGTACGG TTGGAAGGGCGTGGTGCTGTTCCTGTGAGGCAAGGTACAACAACAGACAAGGATAAAAATATTCTCAGGGGCTGCAATGGTGGACCAATGCCCTCTGAAGACAAGATTCGTGGGCTCCCTCCTGGCGGTGATGGGTTGGAGAAAAAACTGAAAAGAAAACGCTCTGTTGGCACAATGGTTAACAGAGTCACAGAGGGTGATCGAGACATCAAACAGGCAATTCAACAGAGGCCGAATAATGAACCCCGTCCACGTTCATGTGATAACCTCGGATTCCG GCTAAATGCCCGTGAGGATGCTCAACCAGGTAGTCAAAGTCCTTTGACCAAAGGAAAAGCATCTAGGGCACCGAGGACAGGTTCAGCTGCTATCATGAATGCTGCTTCTAATTTTCCTCGCACATCTGGAGGTATTGATGGATGGGAGCAAGCCCCTTCCCTAAGCAAAGTCCAGCCTTTAACTGGGGTGACCAATCGTAAGCGACCCATGCCTGCAGGATCATCATCACCCCCTGTAACTCAATGGGGGGGTCAACGTCCACAAAAAATCTCCCGGACAAGAAGGGCAAATGTGGTTTCTCCAGTCTCGAATTTTGATGAAGCTCAGATTTCGCCTGAAGGATTTGTAGCTCCTGATGTTGGGGCAAGATTAACAACTCTGGAGTCCGGTGGGCCTGTACCTTCCAGGGGTATATCTCATAACACTCTGCAGTCAAATTTGAAACCTGATAATCTGCCATCTCCAGCTGGATTATCAGAAAGTGAGGAATCAGGAGCTATTGGAAACAAgcttaaagaaaaaggaattgaTAATGGTGAGTTAGAGGATGGGCCCCTGAATACAGTCCATAAAACAATGGCTGTTGTTTTGCCTACAAAGAAGAATAAGGTTCCTTCAAAAGAAGAAATTGGAGATGGAGTTCGGAGGCAAGGAAGGAGTGGAAGAGGTTCAATGCAGGCAAAAGCATGCTTAaccttaatgaaagaaaaatcaGAGCATATTGACACAGCAAAGCCACTAAAAAGCGGGAGGCCTGGTTCTGATAAGAGTGAAAG TAGGGTAGGTCGCCCTCCTTCCAAAAAGGTGTCTGATCGCAAGGCTTATTCTCGTCCTGCACAAATTATAAACAGTGGTTCCTCAGACTTGACAG GTGAATTGGATGATGATCGTGAAGAGATGTTAGCAGCTGCAAATGCTGCTCGCAATGCTAGCTGTGTGCATCCACCCT ATAATGCATGCTCTAGTTCTTTCTGGAAGAAAATGGAACCAATTTTTGCTTTTGTTACTTCGGAAGATATAACCTATGTGAAGAATCAG ATATATTTTGTGGAGGAGATTGATGAAAGTTTGTCTAACATGCTTGATGTTGCTCATGACAGAACG GGTGAGCTTGCATGCCAAACAGTACTATCACCTCACTCTTCTTTTTCTATTGAACAAAGTCAAACAAATGTTGTTGGACCGAATAAATCTGTTGGGAATCTGTCTTCAGTTGATGTGCCAAAGCATGCCAACACAGCATGCGGAAAAGTAGAAACAGAGAAGTGGCTTGAGAAAATCGTTCCACTATCACAAAGGCTTCTCTCAGCCTTCATTTCAGAAGAAGGAACGGAGCAGCTTGACTGCGACATGGAACAAGGAGATACGGTTTTgcagttttcaagtgattattTTCCTTATGGCACTAATAGCAATGTTCAAAATGAACATGAGGCACATTATATGAAATCTGGGTTTGAAATGGACCTTGAGTTTAAGAATCAGAAAAACCGCTCAGGAGATAGTATTCCTTGCAATGGATTTATGATGTCTAGCAACTTCAGGAGTTCAAATATTCATAATTTCATATCTGGTGATGAGGTATTGGCTGAAAACAGTATCATGAAACATTCAGATAATGGGTCTCTTTCAGAGTTCGGGCAAACTAATTCGAATCATCTACTGACCATGGGTACAAGTTTTTCTGGTACTTCCACATATGAGTGTCAGTTTGAGCATATGTCTTTGGATGATAGGGTCTTGATGGAGCTGCACAGTATAGGCCTATATCCTGAGTCAGTG CCTGATCTAGCTGAGGGTGACGACTGTGAGATCGGCAGTGCTATTTCAGAGCTTAAGATGGAGATGTACCGGCAG gtgatgaaaaagaaaaatcagttgcATTCATTGGAAAAAGCTATTCAAAATGTGAAGGAAATTGAGGAGAG GAACCTTGAGCAGCTTGCAATGAACAAACTTGTTGAGATGGCATACAAAAAGCTAATG GGTGGTCGTGGAAGTCATGGTTCAAGTCATAAGAGTGGTGTCAGCAAGGTTTCAAAACAACTTGCCTTGGCCTTTGCCAAGCGAACTCTTGCCAGATGTCAGAAATTTGAGGAAACAGGTCGAAGCTGCTTTAGTGAACCTGCTTTTCGGTGTATAATCCTCTCTGCACCTCTTCACAGCAGTGATGGAAAATATGCTGATGGTATTGCATCTGGAACTGCTACAAATATATATGGGGAATCACGTAGTTGTCAGCTTGGATCTCGAGTTTCAG CTTCTGGTACTTTGGCTTCAGGTGTAACATCAAGTATGCCTGAAAGACATGGGATTAGTTATAAGATTGATAGAGGTCCATTGGATTCATATCAAGGCCTTTCTCATATGTCCGACCAAGCTTTTGTTAAAAATGACCCAGCTTCGAACAGAGGGAAGAAGCGGGAGGTGCTACTTGATGATGTTGTTACAAGCGCTGCCTCAAGAGCCCCCCCAACTCTCACCAACACTCTTCCAGGCGGTCCAAAATGGAAAAGGACTGATAGGGAGAGGGATCCAAATAAAGATGAATTGCCAAGGAACTCTACTGCTAAAGCTGGCCGTCCATCATTAAGCAGCGGCAGGGGTGAGcgtaaaacaaaaacaaagccAAAACAAAAGATAGCACAGTTATCTACTTCAGGAAATGGTCTTGGCAGAGTTATGGAGACAGCCAGCTTTATGTTGCCTTCAGGTGAAACCATGAACATTGCTGGTACTGAAGTTGACCAAGAAATTGAATTGCAGAGTTCAGGTAATGCGGCTCAGAATTTGTCCAGGGAGGTGGATGATAATATATTCCCGAAGTTGCCGCTCCATGGAATAGACTCTATCGATGAATTAGATGTAGCTGAAGGGCTGGGTGGACAAGGCCAGGATATTGGTTCTTGGTTGAATGTCGATGAAGAtacattacaagatgatttgGTGGGCCTAGAAATTCCAATGGATGACTTATCAGAGTTGAAATTAAACTTTTAA
- the LOC103703090 gene encoding uncharacterized protein LOC103703090 isoform X3, with the protein MAGSTRAELASSGLDASSFAATYPSGQRGTYSASNLERSGSFRESLENRIMVSGPGASRNTAPSMEIPPVSQYLTLEPISMSEQKYTRSGELRRVLGLTVEEHSFGSVQSKPLPPIASEELKRFKASVLESSNRARDRAKFLHESILKLDKYRNILSRKRQRSEPSSEKSGSANLLKMGGQAHQNPAEAASSRLEDRTKNVVPNKRVRSSMAELEGRGAVPVRQGTTTDKDKNILRGCNGGPMPSEDKIRGLPPGGDGLEKKLKRKRSVGTMVNRVTEGDRDIKQAIQQRPNNEPRPRSCDNLGFRPGSSSGIVGSNKIDGSSQLSGGSSRVMPRNDLDNCSLSNERRERSAGLDKERIIAKGNNKLNAREDAQPGSQSPLTKGKASRAPRTGSAAIMNAASNFPRTSGGIDGWEQAPSLSKVQPLTGVTNRKRPMPAGSSSPPVTQWGGQRPQKISRTRRANVVSPVSNFDEAQISPEGFVAPDVGARLTTLESGGPVPSRGISHNTLQSNLKPDNLPSPAGLSESEESGAIGNKLKEKGIDNGELEDGPLNTVHKTMAVVLPTKKNKVPSKEEIGDGVRRQGRSGRGSMQAKACLTLMKEKSEHIDTAKPLKSGRPGSDKSESRVGRPPSKKVSDRKAYSRPAQIINSGSSDLTGELDDDREEMLAAANAARNASCVHPPYNACSSSFWKKMEPIFAFVTSEDITYVKNQIYFVEEIDESLSNMLDVAHDRTGELACQTVLSPHSSFSIEQSQTNVVGPNKSVGNLSSVDVPKHANTACGKVETEKWLEKIVPLSQRLLSAFISEEGTEQLDCDMEQGDTVLQFSSDYFPYGTNSNVQNEHEAHYMKSGFEMDLEFKNQKNRSGDSIPCNGFMMSSNFRSSNIHNFISGDEVLAENSIMKHSDNGSLSEFGQTNSNHLLTMGTSFSGTSTYECQFEHMSLDDRVLMELHSIGLYPESVPDLAEGDDCEIGSAISELKMEMYRQVMKKKNQLHSLEKAIQNVKEIEERNLEQLAMNKLVEMAYKKLMGGRGSHGSSHKSGVSKVSKQLALAFAKRTLARCQKFEETGRSCFSEPAFRCIILSAPLHSSDGKYADGIASGTATNIYGESRSCQLGSRVSASGTLASGVTSSMPERHGISYKIDRGPLDSYQGLSHMSDQAFVKNDPASNRGKKREVLLDDVVTSAASRAPPTLTNTLPGGPKWKRTDRERDPNKDELPRNSTAKAGRPSLSSGRGERKTKTKPKQKIAQLSTSGNGLGRVMETASFMLPSGETMNIAGTEVDQEIELQSSGNAAQNLSREVDDNIFPKLPLHGIDSIDELDVAEGLGGQGQDIGSWLNVDEDTLQDDLVGLEIPMDDLSELKLNF; encoded by the exons ATGGCGGGGAGCACAAGAGCAGAGTTGGCTTCAAGTGGTCTGGATGCATCGTCCTTTGCTGCTACATATCCAAGTGGGCAGCGGGGAACGTACTCTGCCTCCAATTTGGAAAGGTCTGGAAGCTTTCGTGAGAGCCTCGAGAACCGCATCATGGTTTCAGGGCCAGGCGCATCCAGAAACACAGCTCCATCAATGGAAATCCCGCCAGTGTCCCAGTATTTAACACTGGAACCCATTTCCATGAGCGAGCAGAAGTATACTCGCTCAGGAGAGTTAAGAAGGGTTCTTGGTCTTACTGTTGAGGAGCATTCATTCGGTTCTGTACAGTCTAAGCCACTCCCTCCTATAGCATCCGAGGAGCTAAAACGTTTCAAAGCAAGCGTGCTAGAGTCATCAAACAGGGCCAG GGATAGAGCAAAGTTCTTGCACGAATCAATACTGAAATTGGATAAGTATCGCAACATTCTCTCAAGGAAACGACAAAGAAGTGAACCGTCAAGTGAGAAGTCAGGTAGTGCAAATTTGTTAAAGATGGGTGGTCAGGCTCATCAAAACCCTGCAGAAGCTGCAAGTTCGAGATTGGAGGACAGGACAAAGAATGTTGTTCCAAATAAGCGTGTTCGCTCATCAATGGCGGAA TTGGAAGGGCGTGGTGCTGTTCCTGTGAGGCAAGGTACAACAACAGACAAGGATAAAAATATTCTCAGGGGCTGCAATGGTGGACCAATGCCCTCTGAAGACAAGATTCGTGGGCTCCCTCCTGGCGGTGATGGGTTGGAGAAAAAACTGAAAAGAAAACGCTCTGTTGGCACAATGGTTAACAGAGTCACAGAGGGTGATCGAGACATCAAACAGGCAATTCAACAGAGGCCGAATAATGAACCCCGTCCACGTTCATGTGATAACCTCGGATTCCG ACCTGGATCATCCAGTGGAATTGTAGGAAGCAACAAGATTGATGGCAGTTCCCAATTAAGTGGTGGTAGTTCCCGTGTGATGCCCAGGAATGACTTGGATAATTGCTCTCTTTCAAATGAGCGAAGAGAGCGCTCTGCTGGACTAGATAAGGAGCGGATTATAGCTAAAGGAAATAATAA GCTAAATGCCCGTGAGGATGCTCAACCAGGTAGTCAAAGTCCTTTGACCAAAGGAAAAGCATCTAGGGCACCGAGGACAGGTTCAGCTGCTATCATGAATGCTGCTTCTAATTTTCCTCGCACATCTGGAGGTATTGATGGATGGGAGCAAGCCCCTTCCCTAAGCAAAGTCCAGCCTTTAACTGGGGTGACCAATCGTAAGCGACCCATGCCTGCAGGATCATCATCACCCCCTGTAACTCAATGGGGGGGTCAACGTCCACAAAAAATCTCCCGGACAAGAAGGGCAAATGTGGTTTCTCCAGTCTCGAATTTTGATGAAGCTCAGATTTCGCCTGAAGGATTTGTAGCTCCTGATGTTGGGGCAAGATTAACAACTCTGGAGTCCGGTGGGCCTGTACCTTCCAGGGGTATATCTCATAACACTCTGCAGTCAAATTTGAAACCTGATAATCTGCCATCTCCAGCTGGATTATCAGAAAGTGAGGAATCAGGAGCTATTGGAAACAAgcttaaagaaaaaggaattgaTAATGGTGAGTTAGAGGATGGGCCCCTGAATACAGTCCATAAAACAATGGCTGTTGTTTTGCCTACAAAGAAGAATAAGGTTCCTTCAAAAGAAGAAATTGGAGATGGAGTTCGGAGGCAAGGAAGGAGTGGAAGAGGTTCAATGCAGGCAAAAGCATGCTTAaccttaatgaaagaaaaatcaGAGCATATTGACACAGCAAAGCCACTAAAAAGCGGGAGGCCTGGTTCTGATAAGAGTGAAAG TAGGGTAGGTCGCCCTCCTTCCAAAAAGGTGTCTGATCGCAAGGCTTATTCTCGTCCTGCACAAATTATAAACAGTGGTTCCTCAGACTTGACAG GTGAATTGGATGATGATCGTGAAGAGATGTTAGCAGCTGCAAATGCTGCTCGCAATGCTAGCTGTGTGCATCCACCCT ATAATGCATGCTCTAGTTCTTTCTGGAAGAAAATGGAACCAATTTTTGCTTTTGTTACTTCGGAAGATATAACCTATGTGAAGAATCAG ATATATTTTGTGGAGGAGATTGATGAAAGTTTGTCTAACATGCTTGATGTTGCTCATGACAGAACG GGTGAGCTTGCATGCCAAACAGTACTATCACCTCACTCTTCTTTTTCTATTGAACAAAGTCAAACAAATGTTGTTGGACCGAATAAATCTGTTGGGAATCTGTCTTCAGTTGATGTGCCAAAGCATGCCAACACAGCATGCGGAAAAGTAGAAACAGAGAAGTGGCTTGAGAAAATCGTTCCACTATCACAAAGGCTTCTCTCAGCCTTCATTTCAGAAGAAGGAACGGAGCAGCTTGACTGCGACATGGAACAAGGAGATACGGTTTTgcagttttcaagtgattattTTCCTTATGGCACTAATAGCAATGTTCAAAATGAACATGAGGCACATTATATGAAATCTGGGTTTGAAATGGACCTTGAGTTTAAGAATCAGAAAAACCGCTCAGGAGATAGTATTCCTTGCAATGGATTTATGATGTCTAGCAACTTCAGGAGTTCAAATATTCATAATTTCATATCTGGTGATGAGGTATTGGCTGAAAACAGTATCATGAAACATTCAGATAATGGGTCTCTTTCAGAGTTCGGGCAAACTAATTCGAATCATCTACTGACCATGGGTACAAGTTTTTCTGGTACTTCCACATATGAGTGTCAGTTTGAGCATATGTCTTTGGATGATAGGGTCTTGATGGAGCTGCACAGTATAGGCCTATATCCTGAGTCAGTG CCTGATCTAGCTGAGGGTGACGACTGTGAGATCGGCAGTGCTATTTCAGAGCTTAAGATGGAGATGTACCGGCAG gtgatgaaaaagaaaaatcagttgcATTCATTGGAAAAAGCTATTCAAAATGTGAAGGAAATTGAGGAGAG GAACCTTGAGCAGCTTGCAATGAACAAACTTGTTGAGATGGCATACAAAAAGCTAATG GGTGGTCGTGGAAGTCATGGTTCAAGTCATAAGAGTGGTGTCAGCAAGGTTTCAAAACAACTTGCCTTGGCCTTTGCCAAGCGAACTCTTGCCAGATGTCAGAAATTTGAGGAAACAGGTCGAAGCTGCTTTAGTGAACCTGCTTTTCGGTGTATAATCCTCTCTGCACCTCTTCACAGCAGTGATGGAAAATATGCTGATGGTATTGCATCTGGAACTGCTACAAATATATATGGGGAATCACGTAGTTGTCAGCTTGGATCTCGAGTTTCAG CTTCTGGTACTTTGGCTTCAGGTGTAACATCAAGTATGCCTGAAAGACATGGGATTAGTTATAAGATTGATAGAGGTCCATTGGATTCATATCAAGGCCTTTCTCATATGTCCGACCAAGCTTTTGTTAAAAATGACCCAGCTTCGAACAGAGGGAAGAAGCGGGAGGTGCTACTTGATGATGTTGTTACAAGCGCTGCCTCAAGAGCCCCCCCAACTCTCACCAACACTCTTCCAGGCGGTCCAAAATGGAAAAGGACTGATAGGGAGAGGGATCCAAATAAAGATGAATTGCCAAGGAACTCTACTGCTAAAGCTGGCCGTCCATCATTAAGCAGCGGCAGGGGTGAGcgtaaaacaaaaacaaagccAAAACAAAAGATAGCACAGTTATCTACTTCAGGAAATGGTCTTGGCAGAGTTATGGAGACAGCCAGCTTTATGTTGCCTTCAGGTGAAACCATGAACATTGCTGGTACTGAAGTTGACCAAGAAATTGAATTGCAGAGTTCAGGTAATGCGGCTCAGAATTTGTCCAGGGAGGTGGATGATAATATATTCCCGAAGTTGCCGCTCCATGGAATAGACTCTATCGATGAATTAGATGTAGCTGAAGGGCTGGGTGGACAAGGCCAGGATATTGGTTCTTGGTTGAATGTCGATGAAGAtacattacaagatgatttgGTGGGCCTAGAAATTCCAATGGATGACTTATCAGAGTTGAAATTAAACTTTTAA